Proteins from a genomic interval of Paenibacillus lentus:
- the ftsE gene encoding cell division ATP-binding protein FtsE, with protein MIEMQDVWKTYPNGTHALRGVSVQIDRNEFVYVVGPSGAGKSTFMKLIYREEVPTKGQISVNGFNIGRLKPRKIPYVRRNIGVIFQDFRLLPKLTAYENVAFALEVIEAPKKVIKKRVMEVLDLVGLKNKANRDPSQLSGGEQQRVAIARAIVNNPSVIIADEPTGNLDPETSWGIMQLLDEINFRGTTIVMATHNKDIVNSMRKRVIAIEHGHIVRDEQRGEYGYDF; from the coding sequence TTGATAGAAATGCAAGATGTTTGGAAGACCTATCCGAACGGAACTCATGCCCTTCGCGGTGTTTCGGTTCAGATTGACCGCAATGAATTCGTATATGTCGTCGGGCCCTCGGGAGCAGGGAAATCGACGTTCATGAAGCTTATATATCGAGAAGAAGTACCGACCAAAGGACAAATTTCAGTAAACGGCTTTAATATCGGCAGGCTGAAGCCGCGGAAGATACCTTATGTGCGCCGCAATATCGGCGTGATTTTCCAGGATTTCCGGCTGCTGCCGAAGCTGACGGCCTATGAAAATGTGGCCTTTGCACTAGAAGTCATCGAGGCGCCTAAGAAAGTGATCAAGAAGCGCGTGATGGAAGTATTGGATCTGGTGGGCCTTAAGAATAAGGCAAATCGCGATCCGTCGCAGTTGTCGGGAGGAGAGCAGCAGCGCGTGGCCATCGCCCGGGCGATTGTTAACAACCCGTCGGTCATCATTGCGGATGAGCCGACTGGGAACCTTGACCCTGAGACCTCTTGGGGCATTATGCAGCTGCTGGACGAGATTAATTTCAGGGGAACAACGATTGTCATGGCTACTCACAATAAAGACATTGTAAACAGTATGCGTAAACGAGTTATCGCCATCGAGCATGGCCACATTGTTCGGGATGAACAGAGAGGGGAATATGGTTATGATTTTTAG
- the ftsX gene encoding permease-like cell division protein FtsX has product MIFSTLLRHLREGSKNVFRNGWMSVASITSIIVSLFILGVFILLVLNVNSFADDADSMVQIKTYLNSNVDDSMREKLHNDIAAMEEVSKVTFIPKAEGLKDFREQLGEEGKDLLEGYDETTNPIPDTLQIEVVEPTTVPFVASKIEQLNTKYPDEPIYKVRYGQGTTEKLFKITRAVRNIGFAFVAGLGLMAMFLISNTIRVTILARRREIGIMKLVGATNMFIRWPFFVEGALIGLIGSAITVGILFFGYNQLVFSVKEDITLAFHLVPLQEVGIQLSVLLVGLGLLIGIWGSTVSIRRFLKV; this is encoded by the coding sequence ATGATTTTTAGCACCCTCTTGAGACATCTGCGCGAAGGCTCGAAGAATGTTTTTCGGAACGGCTGGATGTCGGTGGCTTCCATTACGTCCATCATTGTGTCCTTGTTCATATTAGGTGTATTTATTCTGCTGGTGCTTAATGTAAATTCGTTCGCAGATGACGCGGACAGCATGGTGCAAATTAAGACGTACCTTAACTCCAATGTCGACGATAGTATGCGGGAGAAGCTGCATAACGACATCGCGGCGATGGAGGAGGTCAGCAAAGTTACCTTCATCCCTAAAGCAGAAGGACTTAAAGATTTTCGCGAACAGCTCGGGGAAGAAGGCAAGGATTTGCTCGAAGGGTACGATGAGACGACGAATCCGATTCCGGATACGCTGCAGATCGAGGTCGTTGAACCAACTACGGTTCCATTCGTCGCCTCGAAGATTGAGCAGCTCAACACTAAATATCCGGATGAACCGATATATAAAGTAAGATACGGGCAGGGAACGACAGAGAAGCTGTTCAAGATTACCCGTGCCGTTCGTAACATCGGCTTTGCCTTTGTGGCCGGTCTTGGATTAATGGCGATGTTCCTGATTTCGAATACGATCCGCGTAACGATATTAGCCCGTCGCCGGGAAATTGGCATTATGAAGCTGGTAGGTGCGACGAATATGTTTATTCGTTGGCCGTTTTTTGTAGAAGGTGCACTAATCGGGCTTATTGGTTCAGCAATTACGGTTGGTATTCTGTTTTTCGGGTACAACCAGCTGGTGTTTTCTGTGAAAGAGGATATTACCCTGGCCTTCCATTTAGTTCCGCTTCAAGAGGTTGGCATCCAACTGTCCGTGCTTTTGGTTGGACTGGGTCTGCTTATCGGAATATGGGGAAGTACAGTTTCCATACGTAGATTTCTTAAAGTGTAG
- a CDS encoding murein hydrolase activator EnvC family protein, whose amino-acid sequence MKKWISIVVVITLAVIIFQPDNGYAKSKTISQIDKELKQLQEQAKQAKKQQEKAAQQKQEAQHYVNKNTNYLNEVLRQMDVVSNELAKISMQIHDTEESLRNTALKLSETEARIEERSGLLDSRVRLMYTDGAVSYLDVLLSSTSFTDFLERADSLQAIANQDQLLLKEHKEDKLLIEEQKAQLEQDYAKVKQLYADAEARKSELEQKEIEKQQLIAKYHAEIEESDDISEEQEQLLIELATKRAALEKEKNKLKAAQVYTYKKKSSSGSGGFKGNGGSMALPVSGARLSSNYGTRVHPISGKVKKHTGIDLAAPQGTDIKAAEGGVVIVAEWWSGYGNTVIIDHGDNVWTLYAHIRNGGIKVEKGDQVKRGQKIAEVGSTGNSTGPHLHFEVRINGSPVDPSPYL is encoded by the coding sequence TTGAAAAAGTGGATATCCATTGTTGTCGTAATCACTTTAGCCGTTATAATCTTCCAACCTGATAATGGCTACGCTAAAAGTAAAACAATCAGTCAAATTGATAAAGAATTGAAGCAGTTGCAGGAGCAGGCTAAGCAAGCGAAGAAGCAGCAGGAGAAAGCCGCTCAGCAAAAGCAGGAAGCCCAGCATTACGTCAACAAGAATACAAATTATCTCAATGAAGTTCTAAGGCAGATGGATGTCGTGAGCAACGAGCTCGCCAAAATTTCCATGCAAATTCATGATACAGAGGAAAGTCTCAGAAATACAGCTTTAAAGCTGAGCGAGACGGAGGCGCGAATTGAAGAGCGCTCTGGTTTATTGGATTCCCGCGTACGCTTAATGTATACCGACGGGGCTGTATCGTATTTGGATGTGCTGCTGTCGTCGACCAGTTTTACGGATTTTCTCGAGCGGGCGGACTCCTTGCAAGCAATCGCGAATCAGGATCAATTGCTGCTTAAGGAGCATAAAGAGGACAAGCTCTTGATTGAAGAGCAGAAGGCTCAATTGGAGCAGGATTATGCCAAAGTAAAGCAACTGTATGCAGATGCCGAGGCGCGTAAGAGCGAACTGGAGCAGAAGGAGATCGAGAAGCAGCAGTTGATTGCCAAATACCATGCCGAGATCGAGGAGTCGGATGATATTAGCGAGGAGCAGGAGCAGCTTCTTATTGAGCTGGCGACGAAGCGGGCGGCATTGGAGAAAGAGAAGAATAAGCTAAAGGCTGCGCAAGTGTATACTTATAAGAAGAAATCATCATCCGGCTCGGGCGGATTTAAAGGGAATGGCGGCTCAATGGCGCTTCCGGTCAGTGGAGCTCGCTTATCTTCGAATTATGGAACACGGGTTCATCCGATTAGCGGTAAGGTGAAGAAGCATACAGGCATTGACTTAGCGGCTCCACAGGGTACGGACATCAAGGCGGCTGAAGGTGGCGTGGTCATCGTTGCCGAGTGGTGGAGCGGTTACGGTAACACGGTTATTATCGACCATGGTGATAACGTATGGACGCTGTATGCACATATTCGCAACGGTGGAATCAAGGTTGAGAAAGGCGATCAGGTCAAGCGTGGACAGAAAATTGCTGAAGTGGGCAGCACAGGAAATTCGACAGGCCCGCACTTGCATTTTGAAGTTCGGATTAACGGTAGCCCGGTAGACCCATCCCCTTATTTGTAG